A region of Campylobacter armoricus DNA encodes the following proteins:
- a CDS encoding c-type cytochrome, producing the protein MLRLLAMIGILFISSSIAFNIKSLLTYTFNDNVSYDLTKAKDIYFKNKCNTCHGDNGEKNSYGKKAIKNLSPEEIKGSLKDFANGYYKNNNSENIQMSIYAKQLSDDDMNHIIAYLKGQNFSIELNQQDLLEEEPKQKTKHNTFLK; encoded by the coding sequence ATGTTACGCTTGTTAGCTATGATTGGTATTTTATTTATAAGTTCTTCAATAGCCTTTAATATAAAATCTCTACTTACTTATACTTTCAATGATAATGTAAGTTATGACTTAACCAAGGCAAAGGATATTTATTTTAAAAATAAATGCAATACTTGTCATGGAGATAATGGTGAGAAAAATTCTTATGGTAAAAAAGCTATTAAAAATTTAAGCCCCGAAGAAATTAAGGGTTCGCTAAAAGATTTTGCAAATGGCTATTATAAAAATAACAACAGCGAAAATATTCAAATGAGTATTTATGCAAAACAACTAAGTGATGATGATATGAATCATATTATTGCATACCTCAAAGGACAAAATTTCTCTATAGAATTAAATCAACAAGATTTATTAGAAGAAGAACCAAAACAAAAAACTAAACATAATACATTTTTAAAATAA
- a CDS encoding ABC transporter ATP-binding protein has product MILELKEIHKNFGGVTAIANTSFSIKESEIFGLIGPNGAGKTTLFNIITGNYKPSSGEVFFLEKKIDHLKPHKIVHLGIARTFQNIRLFSSMNVLENVLIGFDKSIKYNIFEAFLHLGRFSKAEKNAKKVAYEILEQLNIAHLADEKATSLSYGQQRKVEIARALATKPKLLLLDEPAAGMNSTESDDLAELIFDIRDNRKISVLLIEHDMKFVNKLCDRVMVLDYGKTIFEGKPSDAVQNPEVISAYLGDFNASC; this is encoded by the coding sequence ATGATTTTAGAACTTAAAGAAATTCATAAGAATTTTGGTGGAGTTACTGCTATAGCTAATACTTCTTTTTCAATCAAAGAAAGTGAAATTTTCGGACTTATAGGTCCAAATGGTGCAGGCAAAACAACACTATTTAATATCATTACAGGAAATTACAAGCCAAGTAGTGGAGAAGTTTTTTTTCTGGAAAAAAAGATTGACCATTTAAAACCTCATAAAATAGTTCATCTAGGTATTGCAAGAACTTTTCAAAATATTAGACTCTTTTCGAGTATGAATGTTTTAGAAAATGTATTGATTGGCTTTGATAAAAGCATTAAATATAATATTTTTGAAGCTTTCTTACATTTGGGAAGATTCTCTAAAGCTGAAAAAAATGCAAAAAAAGTAGCTTATGAAATTTTAGAACAACTAAATATTGCTCATTTAGCTGATGAAAAAGCTACTAGTTTAAGTTATGGACAACAAAGAAAAGTTGAAATAGCAAGAGCTTTAGCAACAAAACCTAAGCTTTTATTGCTAGATGAACCCGCAGCAGGTATGAATTCGACAGAAAGTGATGATTTAGCAGAATTAATTTTTGATATAAGAGATAACAGAAAAATAAGTGTATTGCTTATAGAACATGATATGAAATTCGTCAATAAGCTTTGCGATAGGGTTATGGTGCTTGATTATGGTAAGACTATATTTGAAGGAAAACCTAGTGATGCGGTACAAAACCCAGAGGTAATTAGTGCATACTTGGGAGATTTTAATGCTAGTTGTTAA
- a CDS encoding branched-chain amino acid ABC transporter permease, whose translation MVARKITHLGFFVIALAFLFISPYFFNDYKIGIISNIAIFVILAVSYNLINGVTGQFSLEPNGFVAIGAYVAALVLLTSESKIDQFSLEDPSNLILMIHSPSFIIALLAAGTCAMLLSLILAFAVFRVRGDYLAIVTLGFGIIIKLMAINFASITNGSLGLNDIPKHTTLYWSGGIAIFSVIIILNIVNSKFGRAMKAIRDDEDAALAMGINTFNIKTLAFSTSAFLEGVGGGLLACALASVSPEQFDFLFTFQLLIIIVLGGLGSTTGAIIGAILVIGGSEYLRFLDESMNIFGYETPAMPGLRMVVFSIILILVMLFARRGIMGDKEFTDFLFRFSKRNKK comes from the coding sequence ATGGTTGCAAGAAAAATTACGCATTTGGGATTTTTTGTCATAGCTCTTGCTTTTCTTTTTATTTCTCCTTATTTTTTTAATGACTATAAAATAGGAATTATAAGTAATATTGCTATTTTTGTAATCTTAGCAGTAAGTTATAATCTTATCAATGGTGTAACAGGTCAATTTTCACTAGAGCCAAATGGTTTTGTAGCAATAGGTGCTTATGTTGCTGCATTGGTTTTGCTTACGAGTGAAAGTAAAATTGATCAATTTTCTCTAGAAGATCCAAGTAATTTAATTTTAATGATACATTCACCAAGTTTTATCATAGCTTTACTTGCTGCAGGTACATGTGCTATGCTTTTATCTTTAATATTGGCCTTTGCTGTATTTAGAGTTAGAGGAGATTATTTGGCTATAGTAACATTAGGTTTTGGTATTATTATCAAACTAATGGCAATTAATTTTGCTTCTATAACCAATGGTTCTTTAGGTCTAAATGATATTCCAAAGCATACTACTTTATATTGGAGTGGTGGGATTGCAATTTTTTCTGTGATAATTATTTTAAATATTGTTAATTCTAAATTTGGAAGAGCTATGAAAGCTATTAGAGATGACGAAGATGCCGCTTTGGCAATGGGAATTAATACTTTCAATATAAAAACACTTGCTTTTAGCACTTCGGCATTTTTAGAAGGAGTTGGTGGAGGTCTATTAGCCTGTGCTTTAGCTTCAGTATCACCTGAACAATTTGACTTTTTATTTACATTTCAACTTCTAATAATTATTGTTTTAGGAGGATTGGGTTCTACAACTGGTGCAATTATAGGAGCTATTTTAGTAATTGGTGGAAGTGAATATTTACGATTTTTAGATGAAAGTATGAATATCTTTGGTTACGAAACTCCTGCTATGCCTGGACTTAGAATGGTGGTATTTTCAATCATATTAATACTGGTTATGCTTTTTGCTAGAAGAGGAATAATGGGAGATAAAGAATTTACGGACTTTTTGTTTAGGTTTTCTAAAAGGAATAAAAAATGA
- a CDS encoding major outer membrane protein: MKLVKLSLVAALAAGAFSAANAVSLEEAIKDVDVSGMFRYRFESARLEQGNTISDGYNGKKENRHRFKSQLNFKAALDDNFKAFVQFQYDNTGELGFNSPSAKAETNTAQSFDVEQAYLEYTNEAYATSVTFGKMEVGSIWTDDAIGTGAKIINNSIEGLTFAGYWFDSFNVTDDGDFTGLGIADASLYGAAVLGDFDPFAFQLWAAYSNNWAFLYAIDASYKFSFNDVANFKIQGQYLGNSLDSDKEKLGLDNGNFYAAQLQGQISAFDFKAGIVGYGEKDKASLVVLEDLGKIIKAGERIYYSQGSDVRGDVGENFFYFAGLGYTFAETVRVGFDYVGGKSEQVGYDIDKNEYVARVSYKYSPKLTFSGFYSYLTEDLNQQGIDDKDNQHIRLEALYKF, from the coding sequence ATGAAACTAGTTAAACTTAGTTTAGTAGCAGCTTTAGCTGCAGGTGCTTTTTCAGCAGCAAATGCTGTTTCACTTGAAGAAGCTATAAAAGATGTTGATGTATCAGGAATGTTTAGATACAGATTTGAATCTGCTAGATTAGAACAAGGAAATACTATTTCTGATGGTTACAATGGAAAAAAAGAAAACAGACACAGATTTAAATCTCAATTAAACTTCAAAGCAGCTTTAGATGATAATTTCAAAGCTTTTGTTCAATTCCAATATGACAATACAGGCGAGTTAGGTTTTAATAGTCCAAGTGCTAAAGCTGAAACTAACACAGCTCAAAGCTTTGATGTTGAGCAAGCATACTTAGAATACACTAACGAAGCTTATGCTACAAGTGTAACTTTCGGTAAAATGGAAGTTGGTTCAATTTGGACTGATGATGCTATCGGTACAGGAGCTAAAATCATTAACAACTCTATCGAAGGTTTAACTTTTGCAGGTTACTGGTTTGATAGTTTTAATGTTACAGATGATGGTGATTTTACTGGTTTAGGTATAGCTGATGCTTCATTATATGGCGCTGCTGTATTAGGTGATTTTGATCCATTTGCTTTCCAATTATGGGCTGCTTATTCAAATAATTGGGCATTCTTATATGCAATAGATGCTAGCTATAAATTCAGCTTTAATGATGTAGCTAATTTCAAAATCCAAGGTCAATACTTAGGAAATAGCCTAGATAGCGATAAAGAAAAATTAGGTCTTGACAATGGTAATTTCTATGCTGCTCAATTACAAGGTCAAATTTCAGCATTTGATTTTAAAGCAGGTATAGTTGGTTATGGTGAAAAAGATAAAGCTAGCTTAGTTGTATTAGAAGATCTAGGTAAAATAATTAAAGCAGGTGAAAGAATTTATTATTCTCAAGGTAGTGATGTAAGAGGTGATGTAGGTGAAAACTTCTTCTATTTTGCAGGTTTAGGTTATACTTTTGCTGAAACTGTAAGAGTAGGATTTGATTATGTAGGTGGTAAATCTGAGCAAGTTGGTTATGATATAGATAAAAACGAATATGTAGCAAGAGTATCATATAAATATAGTCCAAAACTTACATTTAGTGGCTTCTATTCTTATCTAACTGAAGATTTAAATCAACAAGGTATTGATGATAAAGATAATCAACATATCAGACTTGAAGCTCTATACAAATTCTAA
- a CDS encoding ABC transporter substrate-binding protein — protein MKKISIAILSIIAANFIQAKEINIGVVLPLTGSTAAYGQSALDGIKIANSMKNTLNNGDKVNLVVVDTKGDKIESANASTRLVSQDKAYALIGEMLTANTLQVIRIGEEKKIPVVAPAATADKLLNKKLYASRVCFMDSFQGSSLATYVKNKLNYTKAVIVSDQSADYSLGLTRAFEKEFSKQGGKILDKFRITAGDKDFKAILSQIKNLNPDFIYLPVYYTEASLFVRQAKAMGINIPMGSADGVADETFINLAQDAAEGYLFTDSFDYHNPPTQLSKDFILAYENEKQNKEVPNFTAMGADAYFVIFEAMQKCLNNFNSECINNNIHTTSNFEGVSGVISIDKSGNASRSIVIKSIENQKQVYKDLILP, from the coding sequence ATGAAAAAAATCAGTATAGCTATATTATCCATTATAGCTGCTAACTTTATACAAGCAAAAGAAATAAATATCGGTGTTGTTTTGCCTTTAACAGGATCAACAGCAGCTTATGGACAAAGTGCTTTAGATGGTATTAAAATTGCCAATTCAATGAAAAATACTTTAAACAATGGAGATAAAGTAAATCTTGTAGTAGTGGATACAAAAGGTGACAAGATAGAAAGTGCTAACGCAAGCACAAGATTAGTTTCACAAGATAAGGCCTACGCATTAATCGGAGAAATGCTAACAGCAAATACTTTACAAGTTATAAGAATTGGAGAAGAAAAGAAAATTCCTGTGGTTGCCCCCGCAGCAACAGCCGATAAGCTTTTAAATAAAAAATTATACGCTAGTAGAGTTTGTTTTATGGATAGCTTTCAAGGCTCTTCTTTAGCGACTTATGTTAAAAATAAACTAAACTACACCAAAGCTGTTATAGTCAGTGATCAAAGTGCTGATTATTCTTTAGGATTAACTAGGGCTTTTGAAAAAGAATTTAGCAAACAAGGTGGAAAAATTTTAGATAAGTTTAGAATTACTGCAGGTGATAAAGATTTCAAAGCCATTCTTTCACAAATTAAGAATTTAAATCCTGATTTCATTTATTTACCTGTGTATTATACCGAAGCTTCTTTATTTGTGCGTCAGGCAAAAGCTATGGGTATAAATATACCTATGGGTTCAGCTGATGGAGTAGCCGATGAAACATTTATAAATCTAGCTCAAGATGCAGCAGAAGGTTATTTATTTACTGATAGTTTTGATTATCACAATCCTCCAACACAACTTTCAAAAGATTTTATTTTAGCTTATGAAAATGAAAAGCAAAACAAAGAAGTTCCAAATTTCACTGCTATGGGAGCTGATGCATATTTTGTTATTTTTGAAGCAATGCAAAAATGTCTTAACAATTTTAATAGTGAATGTATTAACAATAATATCCATACCACTTCTAATTTTGAAGGCGTGAGTGGGGTTATTAGTATTGATAAAAGTGGAAATGCAAGTCGTTCGATTGTGATAAAATCAATAGAAAATCAAAAACAAGTTTATAAAGACTTAATTCTTCCATAA
- a CDS encoding branched-chain amino acid ABC transporter permease, which yields MDNSLILQQIINGFSLGSMYALIAIGYTMVYGVLRLINFAHGDIMMVGAYTALFCVTSMNVPFLGALSLAMLFAAALGIAIDKIAYKPLRKAPRISLLITAIGISFLVQNIFNVLFGSTPKYFPVPNYLETVINFSNLSIGVNSILVPILTFFILLVVLFILYKSKYGIAIRALAFDIHTVNLMGIDANRIIAIVFALGSALAAIGGIFWAVSYPSVEPSMGTLIGLKAFGAAVLGGIGSVAGAVLGGLIIGFTEVVVVAIFPDLSGFKDAFAFIFLVLILLFKPTGILGINFEKSRF from the coding sequence ATGGATAATTCTTTAATATTGCAACAAATTATAAATGGTTTTAGTCTAGGCAGTATGTATGCACTTATTGCCATAGGCTATACAATGGTTTATGGTGTTTTAAGATTGATTAATTTTGCACATGGTGATATTATGATGGTAGGTGCATACACAGCTTTATTTTGTGTTACAAGTATGAATGTACCTTTTTTAGGAGCACTTTCTTTAGCTATGCTTTTTGCTGCAGCTTTAGGTATAGCCATAGACAAAATCGCATATAAACCTTTAAGAAAAGCGCCTAGAATCTCCTTACTTATTACTGCTATAGGCATAAGTTTTTTAGTACAAAATATTTTTAATGTCTTATTTGGTTCTACTCCAAAATATTTTCCTGTGCCAAATTATCTTGAAACAGTGATTAATTTTAGCAATCTTAGCATTGGTGTTAATAGTATCTTAGTGCCAATTTTAACTTTTTTTATATTATTAGTAGTTTTATTTATACTTTATAAAAGTAAATATGGGATTGCTATTAGAGCTTTAGCTTTTGATATTCACACGGTTAATTTAATGGGTATTGATGCAAATCGTATTATAGCTATTGTTTTTGCTTTAGGTTCAGCTTTGGCAGCTATTGGGGGAATTTTTTGGGCCGTTAGTTATCCTTCGGTTGAACCTAGTATGGGAACCTTAATAGGACTTAAAGCTTTTGGAGCTGCTGTATTAGGTGGAATTGGTTCTGTTGCTGGTGCAGTTTTAGGTGGTTTGATCATAGGTTTTACAGAAGTGGTGGTGGTTGCGATTTTTCCCGATCTTTCCGGTTTTAAAGATGCTTTTGCTTTTATCTTTTTGGTATTAATTTTACTTTTTAAACCAACTGGAATTTTAGGTATAAATTTTGAAAAGAGTAGGTTTTAA
- a CDS encoding ABC transporter ATP-binding protein yields the protein MLVVKDLHVYYGLIEAVKGIDFTIKTGSIVSLIGSNGAGKTSTLNAMLNCVKKTGEVTFLGYDTQRHLSHTLVQKGIALVPEGRRVFINLTIEENLKIGAFNNAENYEHLKNQMYRLFPRLKDKKNALAGTLSGGEAQMLAISRALMSEPKLLMLDEPSLGLAPKIVGEVFDIIVKLKEEGITILLVEQNAFSALKISDYAYVLENGKIAMHAPAKDLIGNDEIRKKYLGA from the coding sequence ATGCTAGTTGTTAAAGATTTACATGTTTATTATGGTCTTATAGAGGCTGTTAAAGGTATTGACTTTACCATAAAAACTGGAAGTATTGTAAGCTTAATAGGATCTAACGGAGCTGGCAAAACATCTACTTTAAATGCTATGTTAAATTGTGTCAAAAAAACTGGAGAGGTAACTTTTCTAGGTTATGACACACAAAGACACTTATCACATACTTTGGTTCAAAAAGGTATAGCTTTGGTACCAGAAGGTAGAAGAGTTTTTATCAATCTTACTATTGAAGAGAATTTAAAAATTGGTGCATTTAATAATGCAGAAAACTATGAACATTTAAAAAATCAAATGTATAGACTTTTCCCAAGACTTAAAGATAAAAAAAACGCATTAGCTGGGACTTTAAGTGGTGGAGAAGCACAAATGCTAGCCATCTCAAGAGCACTTATGAGCGAACCTAAACTTTTAATGTTAGACGAACCATCTTTAGGACTAGCACCTAAAATAGTTGGAGAAGTATTTGATATTATTGTTAAACTAAAAGAAGAAGGAATTACTATTTTACTTGTTGAGCAAAATGCTTTTTCTGCTTTAAAAATTAGTGATTATGCTTATGTATTAGAAAACGGAAAAATCGCTATGCACGCACCTGCAAAAGATCTTATTGGAAATGATGAGATTAGAAAAAAATATCTTGGAGCTTAA
- a CDS encoding ABC transporter substrate-binding protein, which translates to MKKNLLLISLFCASAIYAAEVKIGVVLPLTGSLAAYGNDVYEGIKLANTLNPNLKNGDNIKIIAIDTKGDKIETASATTRLISQDKVLGLIGEAVTPNTMQVLSIAEERKIPAIAPVASGDKLLDKKTYASRVCFMDSFQGDKFANYAYKDLNLKSVVVIVDQSNVYSLGLAKAFEKEFKQNGGKILKKLTISSGDKDFKAIVSQLKNINPDFVYMPIYHPEAALIARQAKAVGFDKLLSAGDGVNNKTFIELGGDAVNGVVFTDSFDYNNPPTKLSKNFIQAYEKEHGSKELPAFSAMGADAYYVMVNAMNECLDTLNSECINEKIHSTLNFEGVGGFISIDKSGNASRSVVIKEIQEQKQVYKTIINP; encoded by the coding sequence ATGAAAAAAAATCTACTACTAATTAGTCTATTTTGCGCTAGTGCAATTTATGCAGCAGAAGTAAAAATAGGGGTTGTTCTTCCACTAACTGGAAGTTTAGCTGCCTATGGTAATGATGTATATGAGGGTATCAAACTAGCCAATACCTTAAATCCCAATCTAAAAAATGGAGATAATATCAAAATTATAGCCATAGACACCAAAGGAGATAAAATAGAAACAGCTAGTGCCACAACAAGACTTATTTCTCAAGATAAAGTTTTAGGACTTATAGGAGAAGCTGTTACCCCAAATACCATGCAAGTTCTATCTATAGCCGAAGAAAGAAAAATTCCTGCTATAGCACCAGTTGCTTCAGGGGATAAGCTTTTAGATAAAAAAACTTATGCTAGTAGAGTTTGTTTTATGGATAGTTTTCAAGGAGATAAATTTGCAAATTATGCATATAAAGATTTAAATCTAAAAAGCGTGGTGGTAATTGTTGATCAAAGTAATGTATATTCACTAGGTTTGGCCAAAGCTTTTGAAAAAGAATTTAAACAAAATGGTGGAAAAATTCTAAAAAAATTAACCATATCTTCTGGAGATAAGGATTTTAAAGCTATAGTTTCTCAATTAAAGAACATTAATCCTGATTTTGTTTATATGCCTATTTATCATCCAGAAGCTGCTTTAATTGCAAGACAAGCAAAAGCTGTGGGTTTTGATAAACTTCTAAGTGCAGGCGATGGAGTAAATAATAAAACCTTTATCGAACTAGGTGGTGATGCGGTAAATGGAGTTGTATTTACAGATAGTTTTGATTATAACAATCCTCCAACAAAATTATCTAAAAATTTCATACAAGCATATGAAAAAGAGCATGGCTCAAAAGAACTCCCAGCATTTTCTGCAATGGGTGCAGATGCGTATTATGTAATGGTAAATGCAATGAATGAATGCCTTGATACTCTAAATTCAGAATGTATCAATGAAAAAATACACTCTACTTTAAATTTTGAAGGAGTTGGAGGGTTTATAAGTATTGACAAAAGTGGCAATGCAAGCCGCTCTGTAGTTATAAAAGAAATACAAGAACAAAAACAAGTTTATAAAACTATTATTAATCCTTGA